One Nocardia iowensis DNA window includes the following coding sequences:
- a CDS encoding DUF2252 domain-containing protein, with amino-acid sequence MANPSAIAEPGAVEVGRRARKRIGRRALGIWDPPADRADPIAVLERQAATRVPQLVPIRYARMAAGQFPFLRGAPAIMAADLAVSSTTGLTAQLCGDAHLSNFGLFASPERALVFDVNDFDETLPGPFEWDVKRLAASIAVAARANGFADTDAETSVGAAARAYRETMIRLAGLGELAVWYERIDADHLTALVRKPKRRKGVEQALAEARARTNLQALGKLTEPDAEGVPRIRHRPPLLIPIEQIDAETIRRVFTDYRRTLAEERRVLLDRHEMLDMAVKVVGVGSVGTRCFIVLLAGRTSGDPLFLQVKEAEQSVLAPHTAPSRFRNQGHRVVHGQRLTQAASDIFLGWATGADGRHYYWRQLRDMKGSAVIEEMSRAYLRDYSALCGRTLARAHARSGDRVAIAAYLGSSDTFDRAMIDFAVAYADQTVLDHRTLLAAIDSGRVEAAAKAY; translated from the coding sequence ATGGCGAACCCTTCGGCGATTGCGGAACCCGGCGCGGTCGAGGTGGGGCGGCGCGCGCGCAAGCGGATCGGACGGCGGGCGTTGGGGATATGGGACCCGCCCGCCGACCGTGCGGATCCGATCGCCGTGCTCGAACGCCAGGCCGCCACCCGGGTGCCCCAGCTGGTTCCCATCCGGTACGCCCGAATGGCCGCGGGGCAGTTCCCGTTTCTGCGCGGCGCACCCGCGATCATGGCCGCCGATCTGGCGGTCTCTTCTACCACCGGACTGACGGCCCAACTGTGCGGTGACGCGCACCTGTCCAACTTCGGCCTGTTCGCCTCGCCGGAACGCGCACTGGTCTTCGACGTCAACGACTTCGACGAGACCCTGCCCGGCCCCTTCGAGTGGGACGTCAAACGGCTGGCGGCCAGCATCGCGGTGGCCGCGCGCGCCAACGGCTTCGCCGATACCGACGCCGAAACCTCGGTCGGCGCCGCCGCACGGGCCTATCGGGAGACGATGATCCGGCTGGCCGGTCTCGGCGAGTTGGCCGTCTGGTACGAGCGGATCGACGCCGATCATCTGACCGCGCTGGTGCGCAAACCCAAGCGCCGCAAGGGCGTCGAGCAAGCACTCGCCGAGGCGCGGGCGCGCACCAACCTGCAGGCGCTCGGAAAGCTGACCGAGCCGGATGCCGAGGGCGTCCCACGCATCAGGCACCGGCCGCCGCTGCTCATTCCGATCGAGCAGATCGACGCCGAAACCATCCGGCGGGTCTTCACCGACTACCGCCGCACCCTGGCCGAGGAGCGCCGGGTGCTGCTCGACCGGCACGAGATGCTGGACATGGCGGTCAAGGTGGTCGGCGTCGGCAGTGTCGGCACCCGCTGCTTCATCGTCCTGCTGGCCGGGCGGACGAGCGGTGATCCGCTGTTCTTGCAGGTGAAGGAGGCCGAGCAGTCGGTGCTCGCGCCGCACACCGCGCCGAGCAGGTTCCGCAACCAAGGGCATCGGGTCGTGCATGGCCAGCGGCTGACCCAGGCCGCGAGCGACATCTTCCTCGGCTGGGCAACGGGCGCGGACGGCAGACATTACTACTGGCGCCAGCTGCGCGACATGAAGGGCTCGGCCGTCATCGAGGAGATGTCACGCGCCTACCTGCGCGACTATTCGGCACTGTGCGGCCGCACCCTCGCGCGCGCTCATGCCCGCTCCGGCGACCGAGTCGCCATCGCCGCCTACCTCGGCTCGAGCGACACCTTCGACCGCGCCATGATCGATTTCGCCGTCGCCTACGCCGACCAGACCGTCCTCGACCACCGAACCCTGCTCGCCGCAATCGATTCCGGGCGGGTCGAGGCGGCGGCGAAAGCGTACTGA
- a CDS encoding CGNR zinc finger domain-containing protein has translation MHFNPYGGAAAELAARLVNARPDQDLRQLLAESDYKPLGTLTASQAAELRRWIGELDAVFDRPTVDQLNALLAKTTSRPYISTHDSRAPHLHFADETAPVDERVKAYTAVGLAALFCDDPNRIGRCARDGCAEVFVDTSRNGRRRFCSPRCSNRVHVAEHRSRRSD, from the coding sequence GTGCATTTCAACCCTTACGGCGGCGCCGCGGCCGAACTCGCCGCCCGGCTGGTGAACGCGCGCCCCGACCAGGACCTCCGGCAACTGCTCGCCGAATCCGACTACAAACCGCTCGGGACGCTTACCGCGTCGCAGGCCGCGGAACTGCGTCGCTGGATCGGTGAACTCGATGCCGTGTTCGATCGCCCCACGGTGGACCAACTGAACGCGTTGCTCGCCAAAACGACCAGTCGGCCCTATATTTCGACGCACGACAGCCGGGCGCCGCACCTGCATTTCGCCGACGAGACGGCACCCGTCGACGAACGGGTCAAGGCGTACACCGCGGTCGGACTCGCCGCGCTGTTCTGCGACGACCCGAACCGCATCGGCCGCTGCGCTCGCGACGGGTGTGCCGAGGTCTTCGTCGACACCTCGCGCAACGGCAGGCGCCGCTTCTGCTCGCCGCGGTGCTCGAATCGGGTGCACGTGGCCGAGCATCGGTCCCGTCGCTCGGACTGA